DNA sequence from the Acidobacteriota bacterium genome:
GTTGATGGCGTTGTAGTTCACCAGCGATTCGTCCCGCGCCTTGCCCTCGTTCGACACGGTCGCGATCATCTTCCGAAGGTCCTGCTCCTGCTGCGCGATCCGGTCCAGCCGGCCTGCTCGATCCTGCTCGGCTTTCGTCTTCGCCGCGTCCGCCTTCATCCCCTGCATCCACTGGTATGCCTTGAAGAACCCGTCGAGCCCTTGGCCGAGCCCGTAGCCGATCGCGTTCCCCCACCCGCCAGCCTTCTGGAGTTGTGCTTGTGGCATGGTCGTCCTCGCCTATATGTGTCCGTTTGCCTCGAGCGCCGTCACGACGCCCGCCTTTCAACCAAGTGGATTCGGGTCACGCCGTCAGCCCCCGGCTGCCGGGTAAACAGCTTCGAACAGCGGCGGACGGTCCGTTCGATCGTCTCGACCTTAGCGTCAAGTTCGGTTGACATCGCCGTCAGAGTCATCGGGCCGCTGGTCAGCGTGCCGCGCATCCGCTGCCACAGCGGCAGCTTGCCGGCGAAGTCCTCGGACTCGGTGAGGTTGCTCGGCTGGATAGAGATGCGATCGCCCCGAAATGAAATCTGGAGCCCTCGGGCAGCCAGCAGCGGTCCCGTGTTGCACTTGCGATGGAACAGCGCCACCGTCACGTCACTGGCGTTGCCGTCAGCCTCGGAGCGTTTGGCGAACCATGTACTCCGCGCGCTGTTGTGCCAGAAGGCCGAGCCGAATGGCTTTTGGTCGCCGTTCTCGCTGCGGTTGATGTGCGCGATCATCGTGGCCCCGACGCGCAACTGGCGCATGGCGCGACAATAGGCGTTGGCCGTCTCGGCGGCCTCGGGCGGTCCGTCGCACCCGTAGGCGAGCGAATCGAGGATCATGTACTGAATCCCGTGCGCCACGATCAGACGCCGGAGCCGGTCCACTTCAACTGTAAGCGGGGCCTCACAGCGCGCGTACCGCACGTCGGGCATGTCGGCACCGAACAGAGATTCGAGCCGGGCGCGGTGATCCCCCGCGCTGGTTTCCCAATCGGCATAGAGCACCGACACCCCGCGCTGTGCGAGTTCGCCGGCCCGCGCGAGGGCAATCAGGGACTTGCACGCGCCGCCATCGCCGAAGATGATCTCGGGGTGATCCTTGAGCACGGGCAGCCCGTGGATGGTCCAGGTCGCGTCAGGTGAGGGTTTCGGCATGTCGCGGAGCAGCACCGCCGACGCGCCTGTCCGCTCGGCGATAACGACCCGCTGACAGAAGTACTCAAGCGTGCCGTACCAGTCGTAGTCGCTGGCCTCACTGCGCTTCGCCAATAACTTCGCGCGGGTCTCGCGGGCCGAGATGGATGAGAAGTTGAGGCTGCCGACCAGCAGCGCACCGTCGCCGTTGACACGCTTCGCGCCTGGCAGGTCGCACGTCACCGTCAGTTCGCCGATCAGTTCGCCCGAGTGCCGCGCCAGACGGTCCACCGATAGCACGATACCCGGCCCCGGCACTTCGAGCCGGTAGCAACCGTCGCCTCGATCGATGAAGTCCTGCTCGGGCGTCATGCGGCGCGCCCCGTTGCACCACGCGACGTGTAGCGCGCGAGTTCAGCCCGCAGCGAACGGATCGCCCCACGCTGGCTGATGATCGTCGCGCGCAGCCGCTTCACCGTTTCGGTGAGTGCCGCCACTTCGGCAACGGCGACCTGATTCAACTCGCGGTAGATGTGCATGTCGGCGGCCAATTCTCGCGCCTCATCAGTCGGGTCGTGCTCGGAGAACGCGAGTTCGCGGATGACTAGATCCGCTGCGCCGAGTGGTGGTAGAGTGTGCGAGTCCATCTCGTGCATGTGTCTTCGCTCCGGGCCGCGCTGCCAACGCGGCCTTCCGTCTGTACGGGCTCATGCCGCCGGCCGGACCGTGTGGCTGTCGAGCCACCGTTCGAGATCGGCCACGCGGTAGCCAATCAACCGCCGGACGCGGACAAACGTCGGCCCGCGGCCGAAGATGCGCGCTTTCTTCAGATACGCTCGGCTCATGCCGAGGTAGCGGGCCGCGTCCGGTTCGCGGAGCACGGCCGGAACGATGCCGCTTGCAGTGATGGACGTCGTAGCGTTGGTGGGTGCCTGGGTATGCTGCATCATGCCCGGAGAATACCGAGCACGGGACCACCGAAAAAGGACAGTTAAGGACTCAGCCTAGCCCGGTGACTTTTCGAGGTCGGCCCGTTCGAACGGGCGCGCGCAACGTGACCCCCACGATTGGCGCCAGCCGAACAACCGCATCACGCACGGTGTTGTGGGGTGCTTCGCGTGACGCCACGGGAAGCCCCTTCGCGATCGTGGCGTAGGACTCGCGGTTCATCTGATAGCGAACCAGCCAGACAAAATGCCTGTCGTCTGAATCATCAGCCGAGCCTCGCCGTGCCCGCAGCCGCTTCAATCCGTTGGCCTCTGCTTGTGTCAACACGTCGCGGGCGTGTTGCTTGGCGCGTGCGCCATACTCGGTCGTGGTGTCCCTCAGGGGGTCAAGCCGCGGGAGTCCCCGCGGTGGACGTTGCGCCGCTTCGATGAACCAGCCGTCTGCCTCCGGCGACGTGCGCGTGAAACGCGGCCCCTTCCCTGTCGCGGGCGCTGATGACTCTGGCGCGTCCACGGCTGCCACGGCGGCGGGATGTGGGAGCGGCGTCGGTTGCGGGCCGAATCTATCGGCGACGTGCCACGTTCCACGCCCAAGCGTCCCACGGAACCATCCCGTCATCGACTCCCGAATGATGGAGCGGAACGGACCGTCAGACAGGCCGTACCGGGCCGCCCATGCGTCAACGTCAGGATTGCAGAGCCACGGGACCGCGTCGAACGTGACTGGGCCTGTCACAATTGGCGCCGGCGGCGGACTCGCCTTCTGGGTCGTGTTCATCCTCGCATCCATCAGCGCCAGCGCGTCCGCTCCCATCAAGGCTTCCACTTCCTTGAACACGAGCGGGCATCGCGCGGGCGTCATGGCTTCGAAGAACCGCGCCACGGCGCCGTGGATGGGATAGCGCGGATCGTACAGGTCGCCAGGGATGAGCCGTTGCGGTGGCCGCTTCGGGTCTTGCGTGCTGTTGGGCATCGTCGTCAGCCCGCCGCCACGAGCTTCGCCACCGCGGCCGCGCGATGCTCAGGCGCCAGATGGGCGTACCGCAGCGTCATCTTGATGTCCGCGTGCCCAAGCAGCTCGCGCACCGTGTTCAGATCGACGCCAGCCTGTACCAACTTCGACGCGAACGTGTGCCGCAGGTCATGGACCCGGAATCCGGCAATCGGTGTGCCGATGACGCTCGTGAGCAGGTTCTTCCATGCGGTCTTGATGTCTACGAGCCGCCCGCCGTCCTCGCCGGGAAACACGTAGCCATCGGCGGGATCGGGCTGCCACGCCTTGAGTACATCCGCCACCGTCTTATTGAGCGGGACATATCGGGTCTTGCTGGACTTCGACGTTTCGCCGCGCACTGTGAGCAGCGCCCCGGTCAGATCCACATCACGCCACGTCAGGCCGCAGGCTTCGCCGAATCGCAGCCCGGTATGGAGAAGCATGATCACCAGTGGGGTCAGCACGTCGGTGTACATCCCGAGTTCGGGCCAGAGTTCGTACCCGCGCTGTGCCCGCCAGACGTTCGCTGAGACGCGCGCTTGACGACGTTCCTCGTCTCGCGCGGCCAGCGCCGCCCGCAGCCGCGTTTCTTCATCGGGTGACAGGTAGCGCAGCCGCCCGATCGCGTCCACTCTCGCGAGCTTCAGGCCCGCCAGGGGATGCCGATCAAGGTGGCGCCACTCCACCGCCTTCGCGAGACAGGCCTTCAACGCCGCCAGCACCCGGTTGGCCGTGGCCGGGCTCCGGCCGCGCTTCAAATAGGCATTTCGCCACTTCTCGATCGCGAACGGCGTCAGATCGGCCAGCAACGTGTTGAGGAAATCCTTAAAACGGCCCTCGAGCATCTTGATCGTGTCGTCGCCGCTCGTGCGGTTCGCACGAACCCACGGCGCGTAGGAGTCGGTGATGAACTTCCCGAGCGCGATCCGCCGCTTGGCTTCTTGCGCCTGCCGTTTCTTCGCCGCGATCGGGTCATCGCCGCCAGAGTCCTCGCCGAGCCGTTCACGCGCCAGCTTGCGCGCCTTCAGCGGAGGGATCACATCGGCCCGCCCGATTGTGAACCATCGTCCTCGGCCGAGCCGGACCAGCCACGAGTGGTGGCCGCTCGGTCGGACGCGCAACACCAATCCGCGTTGTTCGCTATCAGCCAGGTCATACGAACCGGGTTTGAGCGAGTCAAGAAGCGCCTGGGTGATCTTCGTTCTCACGGTGCCTCAAATCCCTAGTGGTGCTCCTGGTGGTGCTTTGCGCGTCATTCTCGGTGGTCGCAGCGTCACCCGCCATATCCGACACAGCCAGTGTAACCCATTGGTAGGTAAGGGTCACACGGTATTTGATGAGTGATGGAGAGTAGCGGGTGTGAGACAGGAAAATCACTCTGAAAATGCAGGGGTCCCCAGTTCAAGTCTGGGCCTCGGCACCAGAAACCCCACACACATACATCGCGGTTAACGGGCGGCGCCGAGAGGCGCTCGCCCGCTCATACCGCTTCGGTATCCGGCCAGCGGTCTATTCGTCGCCCGCTTCGTCGGCCACTTTGTCGGCCACTTTGTCGGCCACTTTGTCCTGGTCGGGAAGGCTGGTGGCGAAATCATCGTACTGAGCGGGCGGCACGGCATCTACGGCCGGATCGTCCACGTCGTACACCCGCCCACCGCCACGCACCTTGATCGGCCCCTTCGGCCCCGGGTCGCCCCGCCCTTTCCCTTGCGACGTCCGCTTGCCTTTCGGCGGCGCGGGCGGACCGAAGTTGCGCTCTCGCCGGGCCCCGGGCTCGCCCCCGCCAGGCGCGGGCGGCCCCCCGGGTCTCGGGCCAAAGCTCGAGGGCCCGCCCATCATGGGGCGCGGTCCCCGTTCTTCCCTGGGCCGGGCCTCGCTTACCGACAAGGCCCGTCCCATGAACGGCTGCCCGTTCAGTTGGCGAATGACCTCGGTTGCCGCAGCCAGATCCGCGTAGTCGACAAACGCAAACCCGCGAGGGCGACCTGTTTCGCGGTCCATCGGCAGAACGACGGACAGCGGTGGCGCGACGCTTGTGACATGAGCCCGAACATCGGTCTCTGTCGCGCTGTATGGGAGATTTCCAAGAAACAACCGGACTGCCACGCTGTTATTTCACCTCGTGATGACACGGCGACATGCCGCTGTATGGCGCGATAAGTGACTGCTCTGGCGGAAAGGTAAGATGGGGAGTCAAGGCTTCAGTGCGTGTACCGGCCTTGACTGTAGCAAACCTCTCATTTCCGCGCAACTGCGAAACACAAGACGCCCCTTTCCGGTGCCCCTTCCGTGCCTTGCGTATCGGCGGACGGTCTGGTACCTTGGGGCTGTCCTTGCTATTCTGGGAGTTACCGTGAAGAGAAGCCTAGCCGTGCTCGCCGTCGTTGTTTTCTGTGCCACTACTGCCGCGTGCGGGAAGAAGGAAGCGGCCAAGCCGCCAGCCGCTCCGGCCAGATCCCCCGCCACCACCGCCCCCGAAGGCGCCGCCAAGCCTGTGCCCGCACAATTGCCGGACGTAGTCGCCAAGGTCAACGGCGAGGATGTGACCCGGGCTGAACTCGACATGGCGGTGCGCACCCTCGAGCAGCGCGCGCGCAACACCGTGCCGCCCGAGCAACGGGACGCCGTGTACCGCCAGGTGCTCGATCGCATCATCGGCTTCCACCTCCTCGCCCAGGAAGCCCGATCGCGAAAAATCGTCGCCGCCCCATGGGACGTGGACAAGCAGCTCGGCGATCTCAAGAAACAGTTCCCCAACGAGGCGGCATTCAATCAGATGCTCCAGGCGCGCGGCGTGAGCTTCGATCAGCTGCGCAAGGAGACCGAGGACACCCTGGCGGTCAACCAGATGCTGCAGGCGGAGATCGAGCCGCAGGTCAAGGTGCAGGACGCGGACCTCAAGACGTTCTTCGACCAGAACAAGCCCCGCTTCCACCAGGCGGAGTCGGTACATGCCAGCCATATCCTGATCCGCGCCGACGAGAAGGCTGACGTCGTCACCAAGACCAAGGCCAAGGCGCAGGCCGACGATCTGCTGAAGCAGCTCCGGAGGGGTGCCAAACTCCCCGACCTCGCCAAGAAGTTCTCCCAGGACCCGGGCTCCGCGCAAAACGGCGGGGACCTCGGCTTCTTCAACCGCGGCCAGATGGTAGCGCCGTTCGACCAGGCGGCCTTCGCACTGAAGCCGGGCCAGATGAGCGGTGTGGTCGAGACCCCGTTCGGCTACCACATCATTCAAGTGCTCGAGGCCAAGCCCGCGCGCGACGTCGGGTTCGACGAAGTGAAAGACCAGATTCGCGAGTACCTGGCCACTCAGCAGCGAGAACAGATAAGCCAGGTGTTCGTTGATCAGCTGAAAGCCAAGGGCAAGATTTCAGTCTTGATCTAGACGCCCTGGCGGATGGACGCCCCCAAATGACCAGACCTGCTCTCGCCCTCTTGATGGTGGCGTTCGTGCTGTCGGCGATCCTCGTCGCCGCGCCCGCGCCTCCCGACTGGCTCACGCCGCATCGGGACGCCGCGTCTCGCCTCATCGGTGAAGCCCTGTCCACCACGCACGCGTGGCAACGCCTGGCCGAGTTGACCGACACGTTCGGCCATCGACTGGCCGGCTCGAAGGCGCTCGACGACGCGATCGCGTGGGCCGTGTCCGAGATG
Encoded proteins:
- a CDS encoding site-specific integrase, translated to MRTKITQALLDSLKPGSYDLADSEQRGLVLRVRPSGHHSWLVRLGRGRWFTIGRADVIPPLKARKLARERLGEDSGGDDPIAAKKRQAQEAKRRIALGKFITDSYAPWVRANRTSGDDTIKMLEGRFKDFLNTLLADLTPFAIEKWRNAYLKRGRSPATANRVLAALKACLAKAVEWRHLDRHPLAGLKLARVDAIGRLRYLSPDEETRLRAALAARDEERRQARVSANVWRAQRGYELWPELGMYTDVLTPLVIMLLHTGLRFGEACGLTWRDVDLTGALLTVRGETSKSSKTRYVPLNKTVADVLKAWQPDPADGYVFPGEDGGRLVDIKTAWKNLLTSVIGTPIAGFRVHDLRHTFASKLVQAGVDLNTVRELLGHADIKMTLRYAHLAPEHRAAAVAKLVAAG
- a CDS encoding RNA-binding protein: MAVRLFLGNLPYSATETDVRAHVTSVAPPLSVVLPMDRETGRPRGFAFVDYADLAAATEVIRQLNGQPFMGRALSVSEARPREERGPRPMMGGPSSFGPRPGGPPAPGGGEPGARRERNFGPPAPPKGKRTSQGKGRGDPGPKGPIKVRGGGRVYDVDDPAVDAVPPAQYDDFATSLPDQDKVADKVADKVADEAGDE
- a CDS encoding AAA family ATPase, which produces MTPEQDFIDRGDGCYRLEVPGPGIVLSVDRLARHSGELIGELTVTCDLPGAKRVNGDGALLVGSLNFSSISARETRAKLLAKRSEASDYDWYGTLEYFCQRVVIAERTGASAVLLRDMPKPSPDATWTIHGLPVLKDHPEIIFGDGGACKSLIALARAGELAQRGVSVLYADWETSAGDHRARLESLFGADMPDVRYARCEAPLTVEVDRLRRLIVAHGIQYMILDSLAYGCDGPPEAAETANAYCRAMRQLRVGATMIAHINRSENGDQKPFGSAFWHNSARSTWFAKRSEADGNASDVTVALFHRKCNTGPLLAARGLQISFRGDRISIQPSNLTESEDFAGKLPLWQRMRGTLTSGPMTLTAMSTELDAKVETIERTVRRCSKLFTRQPGADGVTRIHLVERRAS
- a CDS encoding peptidylprolyl isomerase; its protein translation is MKRSLAVLAVVVFCATTAACGKKEAAKPPAAPARSPATTAPEGAAKPVPAQLPDVVAKVNGEDVTRAELDMAVRTLEQRARNTVPPEQRDAVYRQVLDRIIGFHLLAQEARSRKIVAAPWDVDKQLGDLKKQFPNEAAFNQMLQARGVSFDQLRKETEDTLAVNQMLQAEIEPQVKVQDADLKTFFDQNKPRFHQAESVHASHILIRADEKADVVTKTKAKAQADDLLKQLRRGAKLPDLAKKFSQDPGSAQNGGDLGFFNRGQMVAPFDQAAFALKPGQMSGVVETPFGYHIIQVLEAKPARDVGFDEVKDQIREYLATQQREQISQVFVDQLKAKGKISVLI